The following proteins come from a genomic window of Aspergillus oryzae RIB40 DNA, chromosome 4:
- a CDS encoding uncharacterized protein (predicted protein) encodes MKDAKPRDRLARQLGIICFEMEAAGLVGDFPCLVIRGISDYAKFHKNDQWHGYAIATAAAYAKELLSVVLPVEVVEKDPADVRSTAASESSLMSPDRSVYSGTFFSGGGPIFLRNQNAGRDRNIRTGSHSRDSTF; translated from the coding sequence ATGAAGGATGCTAAACCTCGAGACCGACTGGCACGCCAGCTGGGAATCATATGTTTTGAGATGGAGGCtgctggattggttggtgacTTTCCATGTCTCGTCATCCGGGGTATTAGTGACTATGCGAAATTTCACAAGAACGATCAGTGGCACGGCTATGCCATAGCAACGGCAGCAGCATATGCAAAAGAGCTCCTCTCCGTTGTGCTTCCTGTCGAAGTTGTGGAAAAGGATCCTGCCGATGTACGATCGACAGCTGCGAGTGAATCAAGCCTCATGAGTCCTGACAGGTCGGTCTATTCTGGGACATTCTTCTCCGGCGGCGGACCGATATTTTTGAGAAATCAAAATGCCGGGAGGGATAGAAATATCAGGACCGGTTCCCATAGTCGAGACTCTACCTTTTGA
- a CDS encoding V-type proton ATPase 16 kDa proteolipid subunit (vacuolar H+-ATPase V0 sector, subunits c/c'), translating to MQLKPDPFFGTVGCASAIVFTSFGAAYGTAKAGVGICSMGVLRPDLIVKNIVPVVMAGILGIYGLVVSVLIANNLAQKVTIYTSLVQMGAGLAVGLAGLAAGFAIGIVGDAGVRGTAQQPRLYVGMILILIFAEVLGLYGLIVALLMNSRAGIVEHTCE from the exons ATGCAACTGAAGCCCGAT CCTTTTTTTGGTACCGTAGGCTGTGCGAGTGCTATCGTCTTTACTTCCTTCGGTGCGGCCTATGGCACTGCGAAAGCTGGTGTTGGGATCTGCTCCATGGGTGTTCTGAGACCTGATCTAATCGTGAAGA ACATCGTCCCCGTCGTCATGGCCGGAATACTCGGTATTTACGGACTGGTCGTTTCCGTATTGATTGCAAACAATCTTGCGCAGAAAGTAACCATCTACACGAGCCTCGTCCAGATGGGTGCAGGGCTCGCTGTTGGTCTTGCAGGGTTGGCTGCAGG GTTCGCTATCGGAATCGTGGGTGATGCTGGTGTGAGGGGAACAGCGCAACAACCTCGACTCTATGTGGGCATGATTCTAATTCTAATTTTTGCAGAGGTCTTGG GTCTTTACGGGTTGATAGTCGCACTCTTGATGAACTCTAGGGCGGGCATAGTGGAGCATACATGTGAGTGA
- a CDS encoding uncharacterized protein (predicted protein), giving the protein MLLDKKANVNRVYRLPEFEDLWVRHETILWKRFEAYITGVGKDRAEVDWRRCVALQTMQLSTRIMAPTMQRWDRRHQQDVVEVLLRSDTLDVDSKETDTLRIPQATDNGEPDLIVTLAESKLMTAGPPVLCCREGVQGGGGNTTKLKQGRCQLKGRTRVDTTNVC; this is encoded by the exons ATGCTCCTTGACAAGAAAGCCAACGTTAATCGTGTTTATAGACTTCCTGAATTCGAGGACCTTTGGGTGCGACATGAGACCATCCTTTGGAAGAGGTTCGAGGCATACATTACAGGCGTAGGAAAAGATCGGGCTGAAGTAGACTGGCGCCGTTGTGTCGCCCTTCAAACCATGCAATTAAGCACAAGGATTATGGCTCCTACCATGCAGCGATGGGACCGCCGACATCAACA ggatgtggtggaagttCTGCTGAGGTCAGATACCTTGGATGTCGACTCCAAAGAGACAGATACACTGCGGATACCACAAGCCACGGATAATGGTGAACCGGATTTAATTGTGACTCTGGCCGAGTCCAAGCTGATGACGGCCGGACCCCCTGTCCTATGCTGCAGAGAAGGGGTTCaaggaggtggtggaaaTACTACTAAGCTCAAACAAGGTCGATGTCAGCTCAAAGGACGGACAAGGGTTGACACCACTAATGTATGCTGA